CAGCAGATTTCACAGTTTCGGTTCACCCTTCGGAAAATTTATAAGAAGAGCGAAAGTAATGCTTTTTCCAGGCATGTTGTTTGAAGAAATGGGTTTTACTTATATAGGTCCCGTACAAGGACATGATATTGGCAATCTCGTGACAATACTTTCAAATATTAAAGATATGAAAGGTCCCGTTTTGCTCCATGTAATTACAAAAAAAGGCAAAGGATACCGACCGGCTGAAGAAAATCCCATACAATTTCATGGAGTGGGAAAGTTTAATCGACTAACCGGCGAAGCTGTAAAAACTAAAGAAGTGCCAAGCTATACGGAAATTTTTTCAAATACTTTGATAAAAATGGCGCAGTCAAACGATAAAATAGTAGCCATTACCGCAGCCATGCCGGAAGGCACCGGACTTGATAAATTTGCCAAAGAGTTCCCGAACAGATATTTTGACGTAGGAATAGCCGAAGGGCATGCCGTAACTTTTGCCGCGGCTCTTGCCGCTGGAGGAATGCAGCCTGTATGCGCCATATATTCTACGTTTATGCAAAGAGCTTTAGACAATATAATACATGACGTTGCAATACAGAAACTTCCTGTTGTTTTTGCTCTGGACAGGGCTGGACTTGTCGGTGAAGACGGAGGTACTCACCACGGTGCTTTTGATTTATCTTTTTTAAAATACATTCCGAATCTTATAGTAATGGCTCCTGCCGATGAAAATGAATTACAGCATATGCTTAAGACGGCTTTCAACTCAAACATGCCTTGCGCCATAAGATACCCCAGAGGTTCAGGAACAGGAGTTTCTTTGGATATGGCTCCCGCCGTTTTGCAGATAGGAAAAGCCAAAATAATACAGGAAGGAAAAGATATTTGTCTTTTGGCAATAGGCAGTCAGGTTGACAATTGTGTTAAAGCTGCGGAAATGCTTGGAGAAAAGGGCGTGAATGCTTCAGTCATCAATATGAGATTTTTGAAACCTTTAGATAAAAGTATTATAAAAGAGATATTTGCCATAACGAAGAAGTTTGTTGTGGTTGAAGAAAACGCTCTTATCGGAGGTCTTGGTGAAAGCGTAAAAGCTGTTTTATGCAATATGGATGCCGTTGTGGAATGCATAGGGCTGCCGGATAAATTTATAGAACATGGTGACGCTAAAATCTTAAGGGAGAAATATGGACTTACGGCAAAAAATATAGCTGAGACGGCCTTGAAGATAGTGTGATTATGGAAAAAAATAAAAATAAAAAGCGTCTTGACATTTTGGTTTATGAAAAAGGCTTCGCCGAAACACGTACAAAAGCGCAGGCTTTTATAATGGGAGGAAGTGTTTTTGTCAACGGTAAAGTTGAATACAAGTCCAGCACACTTTTTTATGAAGAAGATATAATTGAAGTAAAAGATATAAATCCCTATGTTTCACGCGGTGGGTTAAAACTTGAATCTGCGTTCAAAGCTTTAAATATTGATATTACTGGTTTTATTTGTCTTGACATAGGTGCGTCTACTGGCGGATTTACTGACTGTATGCTTCAGAAAGGCGCCGTTAAGGTATATGCCGTTGACGTAGGCACCGGACAGCTTCATTACCGGCTCAGGCAGGACCCAAGGGTAATTAATATTGAAGATGTTAATTTCAGATATTTTGACAAGTCTTTGCTTAAAGATGAGATAAATTTTGCGACAATAGATGTTTCTTTTATATCGCTGGATAAAATTCTTCCGATGGCTTTAAAAGCTGTCGAGGACGGTGGATTTGTTCTGGCTATGATAAAACCGCAGTTTGAACTTGAGCCTTCAGAAATAAAAAAAGGCATCGTAAGGGATGAGAATCTCAGACAGAAAGCGATAGACAAAATAAAAAAATGTGCTGTCGGTTTGGGATTTAAAATAGTATCTGAGGCTGATTCAGGACTGAAAGGTCCGAAGGGTAACCTGGAGCATTTCGTGTTGTTAAAGAAATAAGCTTAAGGAGGTTTTTGTGAATATTTGGACAAAAATTAGTATAGATTATGCAAATCAAAAAAATTATTTAGATGATCTTTTTAGAGTTTATCCTACTATTCCTGAAGGGATTAGAGATATTGATAAAGATGCTTGGATAGTTGTTGAAAAAGCATTTAAGAAAAAAGATAATATAAAGTTATTGAAAAACCTATTAAAATTTAAGTTATTTCCAATCAAAGATTCATATGTGGCGTATCTGAGACGCGATTGTTCTGCTTTAGAGCGAAACCCTAATACTGTTAATAGACTTGCTGGACGTTTATATGAAATGGGGCTGAACAAAATATATGAGAGTTGTTCTCAACCTAAAGAAACTAATAGGCAGATTGGTCCATTATTCAAAAGATGGGTGAATGATAAGTCATTGGGTATTATACCTGTGAGTGTTAATCAATTTTTAAAAACAAAAGAAAATGCCATTCTTGATGCAAGTGATGCTGAGATGATGTCTTTTGCAAATGAAAAACTAGGTTATAACCATAATAAAGGATTAGACTTTATTGCCCGATTTAATGGAAAATATATTATTGGTGAAGTAAAGTTTTTAACTGATTTTGGAGGACACCAAAATGCGCAGTTTAATGATGCTGTCACTACTATTAAGACAAAGAAAGTAAATGCTATAAAAATTGCGATTCTTGATGGAGTTGTTTATATAAAAAGCAATAATAAAATGTATAAAAGCATTACAGGCTACTTAAAAAAAGAAAATATAATGAGTGCTTTAGTTTTGCGGGAATTTTTATATCAAATTTAACTTATGCTAATGACATATAATATAAAAAAAACATCAAAGTGCATTATTCAGCGGACTCTCAAGGCTAATCTTAAGGTTATTTCAGGCAAAGGTTCAGAAAATAAACTTATTTTTGGAGATAATTTATCTGTTATGAAAAAACTGCTAGATACTTATTCCGGCAGAATAAACCTTATTTATATAGATCCTCCTTTTGCAACAAATACTAACTTTAGGATAGGAGATAATAGAGCTAACTCGGTCAGTAGCAGCCACAGGGATGAAATAGCATATGATGACACTGTTTTAGGAGATGAATTTTTAGATTTTTTAAAAGAACGTTTAATTTTCCTTAGAGCATTATTGTCTGACAGTGGTTCAATATATCTTCATATTGATTATAAAATAGGTCATTATGTAAAGCTTATTATGGATGAGATATTTGGGCAAAAAATGTTTAGAAATGATATTACTCGTATTAAATGCAATCCAAAAAATTTTCAGCGTAAAGCATATGGAAATATCAAAGATATGGTTTTATTTTATTCTAAATCAGATTTTTACGTTTGGAATGAGCCAATAGTTCCATTTTCAGAAGAGGATAAGATAAAATTATTTAAGAAAACAGATATTGATGGTCGTAAATATACTACAATACCATTACATGCACCAGGAGAAACTGTTAACGGTAATACAGGAAAAGAATGGAGAGGGATTAAACCTCCAAAAGGTCGTCATTGGCGTAGTGATCCATCTATCTTAGATAAACTTGATGAACAGGGTTTGATTGAATGGTCTGTAAATGGAGTTCCTAGAAAAAAAATATTTTCTAATAACAGAGAAGGTAAAAAAATGCAGGATATTTGGGAATTTAAAGATCCTCAGTATCCAACGTATCCGACAGAAAAAAATTTAAATATGCTAAAGTTTATAATAGAGACATCCTCTAATGAGGGTGATTTAGTGCTTGACTGTTTTGCAGGCTCAGGCACTACTCTTGCGGCTTCTCAGGAGTTAAATCGTAATTGGATAGGTATAGATAAATCTGAAAAAGCAATAAAAATTATAAAGAAAAGATTATCATTATTGCCAGATACATTATTCAATAAAGTTAAATATGAATTTTTGAAACAAATATAGCTGATAATACGAATTACAAAATAATATTTATTTTGAGGGAAAATCATGTCAGATTATAATCATTCAGAAGTAGAAAGCAAATGGCAGCAAAAGTGGAAAGACAACAATACTTTTAAAGCGGTTGAACAGGAAGGAAAAGAGAAATACTATTGTCTTGTCATGCTTCCTTATCCTTCGGGAAATCTGCATATGGGGCATGTAAGAAATTATGGAATCGGCGATGTTTTTGCGCGTTTTCATAAAATGAAAGGGAAAAACGTCATACACCCGATGGGCTGGGACGCTTTCGGTATGCCTGCGGAAAATGCGGCTATCAAAAATAAAATTCATCCTGCCAGATGGACAAAACAAAATATAGAGCGCATGAGGCAGCAGTTTAAAGCGCTTGGCATTTCGTATGATTGGGACAGGGAAGTGGCTTCATGCGATCCGCAATATTATAAATGGAATCAATGGCTTTTCATAAAAATGTGGGAAAAAGGTTTGGTATTCAGAAAATCGGCGAATGTAAATTGGTGTCCGTCATGCAATACCGTTCTTGCCAATGAACAGGTTTCAGAAGGTGTATGCTGGAGATGTAAAAATCCCACCGAACATAGAGATCTTGAACAATGGTTTATAAAAATTACAGATTACGCCGATGAACTTTTGGATGGGCACAAGCAGCTTTCAGGATGGTCTGAACAGGTTTTGTCTATGCAGAAAAACTGGATAGGCAAATCTTATGGAGCCGAAGTTGATTTTGCTATAAGCGGTTCTAACAAAAAACTAAAAATATTTACTACGCGTCCTGACACGCTTTTCGGAGCTGCTTTTATGGCGGTTGCTCCTGAACACGAGATAATAAAAGAACTTCGGCCTAAAATAAAAAACTGGAATGAAGTTGAAAAATATATAATTAAAAGTGGAAAAAAATCTAATATAGAAAGGTCTTCAAGCAAAGAAAAAACGGGCATTAAACTTGAAGGCGTAAGCGCAGTAAATCCTGTAAACTCAAAAGAAATGCCGATATTTGTAGCGGATTATGTTTTAACCGGATACGGAACGGGCGCCATTATGGCGGTTCCTGCGCATGATCAAAGAGATTGGGATTTTGCGAAAAAATATAATATTGAAATTATTGAAGTCATTAAAGGTGAAAGTTCCGATATAACAAAACAGGCATACGAAGATGAAGGCGTACTTGTAAATTCGGGTCAGTTTGACGGTATAAAATCCATAGACGCATTTAATACCGTTTCCGAATGGGTTGAAAAACAGGGTTTTGGCAAAAAAACAATCAATTTTAAATTGAAAGATTGGTTAATTTCAAGACAAAGATATTGGGGAACTCCCATTCCAATGATACATTGCCAAAAGTGTGGAATAGTTGCGGTTCCAGAAAAAGATTTGCCCGTAACTCTTCCCGAAGACGTTGAATTTACAGGAGAAGGCGAATCGCCTTTAAAATCAAATAAATCTTTCGTCAATGTAAAATGCCCTAAATGTTCAGCGGCTGCAAAAAGGGAAACAGATACTATGGATACTTTTGTGGATTCTTCATGGTATTATGCAAGATATTGTGATGCGCATAACGACGCCGCTCCTTTTGACATTGCAAAAGCCAATTACTGGATGCCTATTGACCAATATATCGGTGGCATAGAGCATGCCTGCATGCATTTGATATATTCGAGATTTTGGTATAAAGTCATGAGGGATTTAGGAATGGTTAAAACCGATGAACCATTTACAAATCTGCTTACGCAGGGTATGGTTACTCTCGGCGGAAGCGCCATGTCAAAATCTAAAGGGAACATAGTAAGTCCAGACGAAATAATCGAAAAATACGGAGCGGACACAGCAAGACTTTTTATTCTTTTTGCGGCTCCTCCGCAAAAACAGCTTGATTGGTCTGTGGACGGCGTCGAAGGCTGCTGGAGATTTATCAACAGAGTGTGGAGACTATATGATTTGGTAGCTGTCAAATCTCAAAATACTGCGTCTGACAAAGATAAAGCCGAGCTGCTGAGAATAACTCATCAAACGATAAAAAAAGTTACAGATGATATAGAAAAAGAATTTCAGTTTAATACGGCCATTTCTTCGGTTATGGAACTTGTAAACGCTTTATACTCCTATAAATATCACGGGAACGACATTGGAGTTTCGCTTCAGGCTTATAAAACCGTCATTTTGCTTTTAGCTCCTTTTACTCCGCATTTATGCGAGGAAATATGGGAAAAGCTTGGCAATAAAGATTTTATTTCTTCTTGTGGATGGCCTGAATTTGATGAAAAGTTTTTGAAGCGGGATATAATCGAACTTCCCGTGCAGATAAACGGAAAACTCAAAGGAAGAATTACGGTTTCTGCTGAATCTGGCGAAGATGAAGTGAAGAAATCTGTTTTATCGGATGAAAGAATATCTCAAAGTCTTAAAGATAAGCAAATCGTTAAGTTCATATATGTAAAAAATAAAATTATTACACTTGTCATAAAATAGGAGGAATATATGAAAAAGATTTTGTTTTGCGCGGTATTCGCATTATTTTTGATGTCATGCGCAGGCGTTTATGACCCGGCTCCGCAAATTTTGCCAGAACACATAAAGAAAGTTTATGTGAAGCCTATAACAAACAATACGAATCAATATGGGCTTGAAGCGAAATTCACAAATGCGGTAGTGGATGAAATTTTAAGAGACGGAAGACTTTCGCTTGTAAATTCTCCCACTGAAGCGGACGGAGTTATAGCTGGAACAATAAAGAAATATATATTACAGCCTTTGACTTATGATGCCAATATGGTAACCGAACAGTATAAACTTTGGATTATAGTAAGTGTTTCTCTTGTGGACAGGGAAAATAATGTTACACTGTGGACCGAACCAAATCTTGAAGGCATACAGATATATCTTGACGCCACAAAAGGATCTATAGGCGAAGGCATGACTGAAGAAGAAGCCAGAGAAATTATATGGGAAAAACTATCCCGCGACATAGTAAAACGCACGATCAAAGGTTTCGGTTCAGTAACAAGCACTTCTGAGAAAAAAGTGCCGAATTAATAAAAAATGGCTTTTACAAAATTTCAAGATTTCAATAAACATACTGCTTTAAAAAACGTTTTTCCTGTATATCTGTTTGCTGGAGAAGAATCTTATCTTATTGATTCCTGTGTTAAGAAAATTAATTCCATTCTTACCGCTGACGATTTAAACAAAGAAGTTTTCTATGCTTCCGATTCGTCTGCAGAAGATATTTTAAATGCTGTTCAGACTCTTCCTTTTTTAAGCGAAAAAAGGATGGTGATAGTAAAAGCGGTTAATAAAATGAAAGCTGCAGATGCGGAAAGGATTTCGGGTTATCTTTCTAATGTTATCGACACGTCCTGCCTGATATTATTATATCCCGACAATTACAAAAAAGAGGGAACTGCCAAAAGAAAAGAATTGATAAACAAATGTGTTTCTTCAGAAAGCTGTGTGGCTGTAGACTGCCGCAAACAATATGAGAATGAAGTAAAAGAGTTTATTAAATCAGAATTTGCCGCAAGGGGAAAGAACGTTTCATATAATGCGATTTCAACAATAATAGATGAAAATGGCGTTGACTTAATGAACATTGAAAATGAAATAGAAAAGCTGTGCATTTATACGGGAAGAGATAAAAAAGTGATTACAGAAGAAGATATAGAACAAATAAGCGGTTATACCAAAGAAGTCAGCATATACGCTTTAGGTTCAGAAATCGAGAGCAAGAACTTGAAAAAGGCCATGTTCATTTTGGAAAAACTTTTTGCGGAAGGCAGCGATGCCGTGATGATATTGTCGCAAATATCGTCGGCGATTAGAAAACTTCTTAATGCTAAAAGCATGATTGAAGAAAAAGGAATGTCAAATGCTGAAACTGCATCAGCGCTGAGAATCCACAACTATTTTGCAAAAGCTTTTTTTTCAAATTTGTCAAAACATAATGTAAAAAGTCTTAAAAACAGCTTAAAAGTGACGTTAAAAGCCGATATAGCAATCAAAACAGGGTCTTCCGATGCGATATCCGCTCTAGAAAAAATCATACTTTCCGTATGCAGATAAAATCAGAAGCTTAAAGACTTGGAAATGTGACATCCAATGCAGCGCAACCTGCCCGTAGTGTTTTAATACTGGATAACAATCTTTCTGAGTTCCTGTCAAGACTGTATGACTAAACTTCTCAGCTTTTTTAAATGCCAAAATAAAAACCCCCGCTTTGCTTAATATAGGCAAAGCGGAATTTTCTATGTGTTTTATTTTATTTTGAAATTCCGGCGACTAATCTTGAAAGTCTTGCTTTTTGATTTGCGGCCGCTTTGTAATGAATTATATTTTTCTTTGCGGCTTTGTCCCATTTCGAAAAAGCTATGTTGAGCTGATCTTGGGCAAGTGTTGTATCTTTATTTTTTACTGCGGTCTCAACTTTTTTTACCATAGTCTTAATTTTGCTCTTTACCGAAGCGTTTCTTGCGGTTCTTTTTTCAGCTTTTCTTGCTTCTTTAAGAGCGGAAGTATGTCTTCCTGTTTTAAGCTTTGCCATTACTTTATTCCTCCAAAAATTATAAAAAATTATATTATTTAAATGATTTAATAATTCTACCTTATTGTTTTTATATAGTCAAATATTTATAAGCTGAGTCGTTTGAGTTGGGTCTTTTTTTTTGCTAGAATCATAATATTATGAATATAAAAAGTATTAGACAATCTGCACAAATCAGGGCAGAATTTTTGCGTTTTTTTCAGGATAAAGGGTGTGTCTCTGTCGCTTCGGATTCCCTTATGCCTTCGGGAGACAAAACTCTACTTTTTACATCTGCCGGAATGGTACAGTTTAAACAGCATTTTTTAGGACAAAGTAAAGATACTTTTACGAAAGCGACCAGTTGTCAAAAATGTTTTAGAACGTCAGACATAGAACAGGTCGGAATTACTACGAGGCATTTGACGTTTTTTGAAATGCTGGGCAATTTTTCGTTCGGCGACTATTTTAAAAAAGAAGCTGTCGAATGGGCATGGGAATTTTTAACGAAAAATATGTCTCTGCCGCAGAACAAACTTTACATAACGATTTATAAAGACGATGATGAAGCGGCCGAAATATGGAAAAAAATAGTTCCAGAGAATAAAATTATGAGGATGGGCGATGATACAAATTTTTGGAATATGGGTGATATCGGGCCCTGTGGACCATGTTCCGAAATTCTTATAGATTTAGGTGCGGAAATGAGCTGCGGAAAGCCTACATGCGGCCCGTCATGCGATTGTGACAGATATCTGGAAATATGGAATCTCGTTTTTACACAGTTCGATAAGCAGGCAGACGGTTCGCTTAAAAACTTGCCTAGAAAAAATATAGATACGGGAATGGGATTGGAAAGGCTTGTTGCGGCGGCTAACGGAAAAAAAAGTGTTTTTGAAACGGATTTGTTTGTGCCGATAATGGAAAAAGCTTCAAAAATTTTAAACGTAAAATATGAGGGCAAAAACATATCTAAATTGAGAATGATAGCAGACCATTCCAGAGCCGTGACATTTTTAATATCCGATGGTATTCTGCCGGCGAATGAAGGAAGAGGTTACGTTTTAAGAAGGATATTGAGAAGAGCCGTGAGGCAGGGAAAGATGTACGGTTATGATAAACCGTTTATAAACGAGCTTGCGGCTGTCGTGTTTAAAATAATGGAACCGGCATACCCGGAATTGTCGTCAAAACTTGCCAATATCAAAGCGATAATAAAAGTCGAAGAGGAAAAGTTTCTCGAAACTCTTGAAGCCGGCTCAGTGCTGCTTTCGGATATGATAAATTCTTATAAAACAAAAGCAATCGCCGCTATAAAAGGAGAAGATGTTTTTAAACTTTATGACACTTACGGGTTTCCTCATGATCTGACAAAAGAAA
This genomic window from Candidatus Endomicrobium procryptotermitis contains:
- a CDS encoding TlyA family RNA methyltransferase, which codes for MEKNKNKKRLDILVYEKGFAETRTKAQAFIMGGSVFVNGKVEYKSSTLFYEEDIIEVKDINPYVSRGGLKLESAFKALNIDITGFICLDIGASTGGFTDCMLQKGAVKVYAVDVGTGQLHYRLRQDPRVINIEDVNFRYFDKSLLKDEINFATIDVSFISLDKILPMALKAVEDGGFVLAMIKPQFELEPSEIKKGIVRDENLRQKAIDKIKKCAVGLGFKIVSEADSGLKGPKGNLEHFVLLKK
- the dxs gene encoding 1-deoxy-D-xylulose-5-phosphate synthase — encoded protein: MEILDKINNPQDLKKLKKEELPKLAEEIRQEIIDTISENGGHLAPSLGAVDLTIAMHYVFDSPKDKIIWDVGHQAYSHKILTERRNSFKTIRTHNGLSGFPKRSESEYDCFGVGHSSTSISAALGFAVARGIKDENYKAVAVIGDGSMTGGLAFEGLQNAGHLKKDMLVILNDNEMFISQKVGAIAGYFAKLLTMGTVKKVEDTVMKTVSRFHSFGSPFGKFIRRAKVMLFPGMLFEEMGFTYIGPVQGHDIGNLVTILSNIKDMKGPVLLHVITKKGKGYRPAEENPIQFHGVGKFNRLTGEAVKTKEVPSYTEIFSNTLIKMAQSNDKIVAITAAMPEGTGLDKFAKEFPNRYFDVGIAEGHAVTFAAALAAGGMQPVCAIYSTFMQRALDNIIHDVAIQKLPVVFALDRAGLVGEDGGTHHGAFDLSFLKYIPNLIVMAPADENELQHMLKTAFNSNMPCAIRYPRGSGTGVSLDMAPAVLQIGKAKIIQEGKDICLLAIGSQVDNCVKAAEMLGEKGVNASVINMRFLKPLDKSIIKEIFAITKKFVVVEENALIGGLGESVKAVLCNMDAVVECIGLPDKFIEHGDAKILREKYGLTAKNIAETALKIV
- the leuS gene encoding leucine--tRNA ligase — encoded protein: MSDYNHSEVESKWQQKWKDNNTFKAVEQEGKEKYYCLVMLPYPSGNLHMGHVRNYGIGDVFARFHKMKGKNVIHPMGWDAFGMPAENAAIKNKIHPARWTKQNIERMRQQFKALGISYDWDREVASCDPQYYKWNQWLFIKMWEKGLVFRKSANVNWCPSCNTVLANEQVSEGVCWRCKNPTEHRDLEQWFIKITDYADELLDGHKQLSGWSEQVLSMQKNWIGKSYGAEVDFAISGSNKKLKIFTTRPDTLFGAAFMAVAPEHEIIKELRPKIKNWNEVEKYIIKSGKKSNIERSSSKEKTGIKLEGVSAVNPVNSKEMPIFVADYVLTGYGTGAIMAVPAHDQRDWDFAKKYNIEIIEVIKGESSDITKQAYEDEGVLVNSGQFDGIKSIDAFNTVSEWVEKQGFGKKTINFKLKDWLISRQRYWGTPIPMIHCQKCGIVAVPEKDLPVTLPEDVEFTGEGESPLKSNKSFVNVKCPKCSAAAKRETDTMDTFVDSSWYYARYCDAHNDAAPFDIAKANYWMPIDQYIGGIEHACMHLIYSRFWYKVMRDLGMVKTDEPFTNLLTQGMVTLGGSAMSKSKGNIVSPDEIIEKYGADTARLFILFAAPPQKQLDWSVDGVEGCWRFINRVWRLYDLVAVKSQNTASDKDKAELLRITHQTIKKVTDDIEKEFQFNTAISSVMELVNALYSYKYHGNDIGVSLQAYKTVILLLAPFTPHLCEEIWEKLGNKDFISSCGWPEFDEKFLKRDIIELPVQINGKLKGRITVSAESGEDEVKKSVLSDERISQSLKDKQIVKFIYVKNKIITLVIK
- the holA gene encoding DNA polymerase III subunit delta, with translation MAFTKFQDFNKHTALKNVFPVYLFAGEESYLIDSCVKKINSILTADDLNKEVFYASDSSAEDILNAVQTLPFLSEKRMVIVKAVNKMKAADAERISGYLSNVIDTSCLILLYPDNYKKEGTAKRKELINKCVSSESCVAVDCRKQYENEVKEFIKSEFAARGKNVSYNAISTIIDENGVDLMNIENEIEKLCIYTGRDKKVITEEDIEQISGYTKEVSIYALGSEIESKNLKKAMFILEKLFAEGSDAVMILSQISSAIRKLLNAKSMIEEKGMSNAETASALRIHNYFAKAFFSNLSKHNVKSLKNSLKVTLKADIAIKTGSSDAISALEKIILSVCR
- a CDS encoding site-specific DNA-methyltransferase encodes the protein MKKLLDTYSGRINLIYIDPPFATNTNFRIGDNRANSVSSSHRDEIAYDDTVLGDEFLDFLKERLIFLRALLSDSGSIYLHIDYKIGHYVKLIMDEIFGQKMFRNDITRIKCNPKNFQRKAYGNIKDMVLFYSKSDFYVWNEPIVPFSEEDKIKLFKKTDIDGRKYTTIPLHAPGETVNGNTGKEWRGIKPPKGRHWRSDPSILDKLDEQGLIEWSVNGVPRKKIFSNNREGKKMQDIWEFKDPQYPTYPTEKNLNMLKFIIETSSNEGDLVLDCFAGSGTTLAASQELNRNWIGIDKSEKAIKIIKKRLSLLPDTLFNKVKYEFLKQI
- the lptE gene encoding LPS assembly lipoprotein LptE, whose protein sequence is MKKILFCAVFALFLMSCAGVYDPAPQILPEHIKKVYVKPITNNTNQYGLEAKFTNAVVDEILRDGRLSLVNSPTEADGVIAGTIKKYILQPLTYDANMVTEQYKLWIIVSVSLVDRENNVTLWTEPNLEGIQIYLDATKGSIGEGMTEEEAREIIWEKLSRDIVKRTIKGFGSVTSTSEKKVPN
- the rpsT gene encoding 30S ribosomal protein S20, which gives rise to MAKLKTGRHTSALKEARKAEKRTARNASVKSKIKTMVKKVETAVKNKDTTLAQDQLNIAFSKWDKAAKKNIIHYKAAANQKARLSRLVAGISK